The genomic interval CTGCGGGCGGCGCTTCTCTGCGATGTCCATGCGCGCGCGGGTTTTCAGGTGTGATACCAGCGCCGTCTGGATCTCGCGGCGCATCTCCAGCACCGTGTGCAGCATCCCGTCGATGCGAAGGCGCACGTGCGCGGTGGCGCGCTTGGGCTCGATGTGGATGTCCGAGGCCTTGTGATCGAGGGCGTAGTTGAACAGGTAGTCCACCAGCTTGCCGATGACCCGGTTGTCGGACTCGATCTCGGCTCCCTGCTTGAGCTCGATCATGTTCTCGAGGTTGCTCAGGTCCGTCTGGATGGCCCCGAATTCCTCACCGGCCTGCTGCAGGGACGAGCGCATGCCGTAGAACTCGGTAATCACCTTGAGAATGTCGGTCTTGGGAGAGAGCACGGGCTCGAAATCCCGGCCGAGCTGCTTGGATAGATCCGCCAGCAGCGGGCGGGCCGAAGGATCGGGAATGGCCGTCAGGATCTTGCGGCCCTCCGCGCGGATCGGCACAATCATGTGCCGGTTGGCATAGCGCTGGGGAAACTGGGAGGTCACGAACTCGGCGTTGAGCTCGAGCGGGTTGATCTTCTCAAAGCGCATCCCGTAGTGCTTGGCCACCAGTTCGGTGATGCGATCCTCTGTGAGCACCTTGCCGTTATCCGAGCCCGGCGCCCGCAGGTGCAGATAGGAGAGCACGTCGACCGCGGAGATGGAGGCCGCGCGGCCCTCCAGCCCGAGGCGACGGAACTGGCCGCGTCGTTCCTTCAAAATGGCAGTGCGCAGCTCGTTGTCACGCTGCTGGATCTCGCCGGCATTGCGCTCTTCGAGCAGACCCTCCTGCACCAGGATCTGACAGAGTCCTCGGGTTGTCAGCTCTTGTTCCACCGGCAAAAACCTCTATTGATTTTCAAAGGTTAGACCGCTTTGCAGCACCGGAGCAAGATGCCCGTAGATCTGGGGTGGTCGGCCCGGCGATGTCCATGCCCGTTGGCCCTTGCGCCCTGCTTTGTGATACATGGCAGGTGTTTCGAGGCAGGGGGAGGGGGCTGCAAAGCTCCGAATCGCACGGGGGACGTACAGCATGAGGGGATCCCAACGCACCAGCGTTGTCTTTTTTGGCGATTTTGATGCCAGCATCAAGAAGGCCCTGCCGAAGCTTCCATCGCAATTCGCGCGCCTGCAGACCGACGACACCGAGGCCGTCGCCGAGCTGGTGGACCGGCATGTGCCGTTTCTGCTGGTTTTCGACGCGGACAAGACCGGCAAGGTCACCAGCGAGCTGACCAAGCGCATCGGCGCCAAGCACGCCAAGGCCCGGTTCGTGGCGCTTTACGGCAAGAATGGGCCGTCGATCAAGAAACTCTCGGCCCACCGCGCGGTGACCAGCCTGCTCAAAAAGCCGGTGGAGGCGCTCGAATTCCAGCTCGCCGTGCGCAAAGCGGCCGATCTGCTCGACACAGAGTCGAACAATCTCTCGCTCGAAAAAGCGGTGGAGCGCCAGCGCGACGACTTGGAAAAATTCTTCAAGATTGGCACCGCACTCTCCACAGAGCGCAACCTCGAAAAGCTCCTCGACATGATCGTCAAGGAATGTCGGCGTGCCACCCGCGCAGATGCCGGCTCGCTCTACCTGATGGAAGATGTCGAGGGGGAGGAAACAGGCCCTGTTGGCGCGCCCTACCGGCGCGATGAGGAGCATCCCAAGGTGCTGCGCTTCACCGTTGCGCAGAACCACTCGGTCTCGGTGCCGTTCCAGAGCTTCACCATGCCCGTGAGCAAGAGTTCCATCGCCGGTTACGTCGCGGCAACGGGCGAGATTCTGAACATCAAGGACGTCTACCACCTGCCCAGCGACAGCCCGTTCGGCTACAGCAAGGCCTTCGATGAGAGTGTCGGCTACCGCTGCTGCTCCATGCTGACCGTGCCCATGACCAATCGAGAGGGCGAGGTCATCGGCGTCATGCAGCTCATCAACAAGAAGCAGCCGGGGATCGAGTATCTCGACAATCCCGAGAATACGCCGAACCGGGTCGAGCCCTTCGACGTGCATGATGAGCACCTGCTGCTCTCGCTGGCCTCGCAGGCGGCGGTCTCCATCGAGAAGGTCCGCCTCTACAACGATGTCGAAGGCCTGTTCGAGGCGCTTGCACAGAGCTATGCCCACGCGCTCGAAATTCGAGATCCCGTCACTGGCGGCCACTGCGCGCGCCTGGTTCACTATGCCATGACCATGGCCGAGAAGATCAACGCCCAGACCGAGGGGCCCTTTGCGGGCGTGCGCTTCAACGAGGACGAGCTGCTCGAACTCAAGTATGCCAGCTTCCTCCACGATGTGGGCAAGATCGGCGTGCGCGAGGCCGTGCTCAACAAGGCCCACAAGCTCTCGCCGGCCGACGAGGAATCACTGCGCGCGAAGTTCGGCTTCATCCAGCAGAGCGTGCTGACCGAGGCCTACCGCAAGGGCAAGGCCAAGCCTGGCGAGGACCTCCCCGACGAAGTGGCGGCCGAGGTCCATGCCTGGCAGGAAGACCTTGAGTTTCTGCTGGACGTGAACTCGCGCGGGTGGGTCAAGCCCGAGGAAATCGAGCGCATCAAGGAAATCGGCGCGCGACAATACAAGGACGTCGACCGCAAGAAGCGTCCGGTGCTCACCGATCACGAGATCGAGAACCTGACCATCCAGCGCGGCAACCTCTCGCCGCGCGAGCGTGAGAACATCGAGAGTCACATCGCGCTGACCTGGGACATCCTGGAGGAAATCCCCTGGCCCAAGCGTTTTGCCAATGTGCCGCACATCGCCGGTTCCCATCACGAGAAGCTAGACGGCAGCGGCTATCCCCACGGCCTCAAGGGTGAGCAGTGTCTGGTGCAGGCGCGCCTGCTGACGATTCTGGATATTTTCGAGGCGCTCACCGCCCGCGACCGTCCCTACAAGCCGCCGATGCCCATCGAAAAGGCCATCGCCATCCTGCAGGAAGAGGCTGACGCCGGGCACCTGGACAAGGATCTCGTCAATCTCTTCGTGGAAACCGAGGCATGGAAGGATTTCCAGCAGACCTTCGACTCGCTGGCCAGCAAGGCCCAGTAGCGCGCCCATGAGCGTCCAGGTCACGCTTTACACCCGTGCCGAGTGCCACCTGTGTGAGGAGGCTAAGGCCGTGCTGGAGCGTGTGGCCGCCGATCAGCCCTTTGCCCTCGAAGTTGTCGATGTTGATACCGATCCGGACCTGGCGGGCCAGTATGGTCTTGAAGTGCCAGTCGTGTTGATCGCCGGGCGCAAGCGGTTTAAGTATCGCGTCGACGAGGAGCGGCTTCGAAAGCTCCTCACACTGGGGAACGATGGAAAACTCTGAGACAGACGCCGAGACTCTGGAAGCGCACAAGACCCGCGCCGAGCGCAAGGGAGCGCAGTATTTCCAGGCCATGATTCTCGTGATCGTGCTGGGCGGACTGGTGCTTTACTTCTTTCCCCCGGAAACCCAGGAGCGCAGCTTCCTGAAGGCCGGGGACATCGCCGAGCCGTTCGACCTGCCGCTGGTGGATGGCTCGGGCACGATGAGCTGGGAAAAGGACTTCAAGGGCAAGGTGGTGCTGCTCAACTACTGGGCCACCTGGTGCAAGCCCTGCCTGGAAGAGATGCCGGCTCTGGACCGCCTTCACGACCGTCTGGAGGCCGAAGGGCTGACCGTCGTGGCCATCAGCGAAGATGATGTGATCGCGCTTCCAAGGGACTTCAATGAGGAAAACGATCTCTCTTTCCCCGTCCTCTGGGACGATGACCACCGGGTGGCCTCGCGCTGGGGGACCTTCAAGTATCCCGAGACCTACGTCATCGGCCGCGACGGGGTGGTAGTCCAGAAGCTCTTCGGGCCCGCTGACTGGGACTCGACCAAGGCCATCGAGTTCTTTCGGGGCCTGCTGACCCAGGGAGAAGAGGGTAACGAGGCCGCCGAGATCCCCACGGACCCCGGAGCAGCCCGTTCGCCCGAGCGCGGCAGCATGCGCCAGAAGATCGAGCAGCGCGGCGGCGCTCCCTCCGGCAGTGTCCAGTAGCCAAAACCCGCAGTTATTTCAACGCCTTAGCTCTACCCAAAAACCTGTCAGAAAGCCGCACTTGCCCCTTGCAAGGGAGCGAGTACTTCGATAAGCTCTTATTTGCCTCACGTTGCCATATATTGCATTACCAGTCGTGTCGACGTGGGCCGAGTTGTAGAGGTGTAGGGCGTCCGCTTCAGCGTAGCGGGATTTTGTGCCGGCAGGGGTAGTGCGGGCACAGGTGAAAATCCCCTCGTCCTTGCACCCGGAACAGCACTTAAATAAGTAGGAGAGGCTGGGCGGAGTATTCATCCGGCGCGTGGCAGTTGGGCCGCGGCCGGGGGAAGAAGCGCCCAAAATTCCGGGATGAAGATCAAGCAACTTCAGGCGCACGGCTTCAAGAGCTTTGCAGATGGCATCCGCCTCGACGTCCATGAGGGCGTCTCGGCAATCGTTGGTCCCAACGGTTGCGGCAAATCCAACATCGTCGATGCAGTTCGCTGGGTGATGGGCGAGATCTCCGCCCGTCATCTTCGCGGCCAGAGCATGCAGGACGTCATCTTCGGTGGCACCCAGTATCGCAAGTCCATGGGCCGCGCAGAGGTCTCGGTGATCCTGAGTCACCTGGCCGAATCGCTGCCCGAACCCTACAACCAGTTCACAGAACTCGAAGTCACCCGCCGGCTCTATCGCACCGGTGAGAGCGAATACCTGATCAACCGCAAGCCCGCGCGCCGTCGCGACGTGGCCGAGCTCTTCCTCGAAGCGGGCGTGGGCACGCGTACCATCTCGATCATCGAGCAGGGGCAGGTCACCGAGGTCGTAAAAGCCAAGCCCGCCGAGCGCCGCTTCTTCATCGAGCAGGCAGCCGGCATCCTCAAATACAAAAGCCGCCGCGAATCGGCGCTGCGCAAGCTCGAAGCCACCAAGCAGAATCTCAACCGCGTCAAGGACGTTCTCAACGAACTGACGCGCCAGCGCGCCACCCTTGAGCGTCAGGCCGAGAAAGCGCAGCGCTATCGGGAAATTGTTGAGACCCTGCGCGAAGCGGACTTGGCCAGCAGCTCGGCCCAGTACATCCACCTCGATTCCCAGCGCAAGGAAATCGCCGAGCAACTCTCGCTGCTCGAAACAGAGAAGCGCACGAAGAGCGAGCGGCTCACGGGCCTTGAATCCGACATCGCCAAGGCGCGCCTGGAGCGCGCCGAGCGCGAGCATGCGCTGGCCCAGGCGCAGGAGACGGTCTACGCCATCTCCAGCAAGATTTCCGAACTCGAAGCCGCGCGCCGCGTGGCCGAGGAAGGCATTCGCATTCACAGCGCCAACGCCGATCGCGCTTCCGAGGAAGCCTCGCGTCTGGACGGGCGCCGCGCCCAGCTCGAAGAAGAAGAGGCCGCCGCGACGGCCGAACGCGATGCAATTGAAGCGCAGCTCGAAACGCTCTCGGAGCGACTTGCCGCCCACAAGGAAAAGGTGGACGAGCAAAGCTCTGCGGCGCGCACCGCGACGGAGGCGCGCGAGGGCGCCCGCAAGGCCCACCATGAACGCATCTCGGAGCGCGACGGCTGCGTCTCGCGCCTGGAATTCGCCGAGAAGAGCAAGGAAGAGACCGCGCGCCGGATCGGCAAGCTCGAAGCCGAGCTCTCGGAAATCACTTCGCAGATCAACGAACTCTCGCAGACCTCGTTCGGGTTCGCCGAGACGCTCAAGGCATCGAAGGAAACCTTCGAACATCTGGGGCGTGAGCTGGCCGCCGCGGAAGAAAAGCTCGGTGCCGAGCGCGCGCGACTCGACGTCACTGAAGCCGAACTGCGCGCCGCCAAGGAAAATCTCTCAGACAAGGCAACGCGCCTTTCCTCGCTGCGCGACATCGAGCGTCGCTACGAGGGATACGGCAAGGGCGTCCAGGCCATCATGCTCGAGGCCGAGCGTCGCCTGGCCGAAGAGGGACGAAACGGCATCTACGGCATGGTGGCCGACGTGCTCAAGACGCGGCCCGAGTATGAGCGCGCGGTCGAGAGCTTGTTGGGTGAGCGACTGCAGCACATTGTCGTGAAGACCCAGAACGAGGGCATCGAGGCCGTCGAGTTTCTCAAGAGCGAGGCCAAGGGGCGCAGCTCCTTCATCCCGCTCACGCTTCGCCCCGAGCAGCATCCCGCATCGCTGAGCGGGTGCGAGGGCGTGGTCGGAACGCTTCGCGAAGTGGTGGACGTCAAGGAAGGCTATGACGCCATCGCCGACTATCTGCTCGGGGACGCCGTGCTCGTTGACCGGCTCGACCATGCCGTCGATACCTGGGGCGGCAGCGACCATCATCACACGCTCGTTACGCTCGATGGTGATGTGGTTGATCGCTTCGGCGTCATCACCGGCGGCACCGTCGAGGGGGCCGGCACGGGCGTGATGACCAAAAAGCGTGAGATCGAAGAACTCACCGGCGCCGTCGAGGAAGCCAGCGAGGCGGTCAGCCTGCTCGAAGCGCGTCGCTCGACCGAGGCCGCGCAAGTGGCGTCGGTCGAAGGGCAGGTCGAGGAATACAAGGTTCGCCTGCACCGGGTCGAGATCGAGATCACCAGCCAGGAAAAAGACGTCCAGCGCATCGACAAGGAACGCGAGCAGGTTTCGCGCCGCCGCGAAGACGTCGAGGCCGAACTCTCGGGCGAGCACAATCAGCTCGCCGAGCGCGAGGAAGAGATCAACCGCGAGCGCATCGAGCGCGACCGGCTCGAAGTGGCCGTGACCGAGGCGCAGACCGATCTGGCCCGCGCCGATGAAACCCACGCCGCGCAGCAACAGGCACTCTCCGAGGCGGTTGCGGCGCTCGAAGAAGCCAAGGTCGAAGCCGCCGGCATGCGCGAGCGCGCCGAATCCCTTGGAAGCAACGTCGTGCGCCTTGCCCGCGCGATTGAGGACGTCAAAGCCCAACATACCGATAAGGGAGAGCAGGCCGGGCGTGAGCGCGAGCAGGTCGAAGCCCTCTCCGGGCAGGTGCAGACCATCCAGGGACAGCTCGAAGAACGGGCCAGCGAAAAAGAAGAGGCTGAACGCCGTCAGTCCGAGGCCCGTAGCGCTTTCGATGCCGGTGAGAACGAGCTTAACGGTCTCGAAGAAGAACTTGCGCAGGAACGCTCAGGCATCGACGAAGTGGCCGAGCGCGTGGGCAACTGCTCCATCAGCCTGCGTGAGTCGGAAATGAAGATTCAGCGCGTCGTCGAAGATGTCACCGAGAACTACGAGCTGGAACTTGCCGATCACGTCGCGCAGCTTCCCGAGGAGGAGTGCGAGCGCCTCTCCCAGGACGAGCTGCGCGAGGAGCTCAAGGAAGAG from Chrysiogenia bacterium carries:
- the smc gene encoding chromosome segregation protein SMC, with translation MKIKQLQAHGFKSFADGIRLDVHEGVSAIVGPNGCGKSNIVDAVRWVMGEISARHLRGQSMQDVIFGGTQYRKSMGRAEVSVILSHLAESLPEPYNQFTELEVTRRLYRTGESEYLINRKPARRRDVAELFLEAGVGTRTISIIEQGQVTEVVKAKPAERRFFIEQAAGILKYKSRRESALRKLEATKQNLNRVKDVLNELTRQRATLERQAEKAQRYREIVETLREADLASSSAQYIHLDSQRKEIAEQLSLLETEKRTKSERLTGLESDIAKARLERAEREHALAQAQETVYAISSKISELEAARRVAEEGIRIHSANADRASEEASRLDGRRAQLEEEEAAATAERDAIEAQLETLSERLAAHKEKVDEQSSAARTATEAREGARKAHHERISERDGCVSRLEFAEKSKEETARRIGKLEAELSEITSQINELSQTSFGFAETLKASKETFEHLGRELAAAEEKLGAERARLDVTEAELRAAKENLSDKATRLSSLRDIERRYEGYGKGVQAIMLEAERRLAEEGRNGIYGMVADVLKTRPEYERAVESLLGERLQHIVVKTQNEGIEAVEFLKSEAKGRSSFIPLTLRPEQHPASLSGCEGVVGTLREVVDVKEGYDAIADYLLGDAVLVDRLDHAVDTWGGSDHHHTLVTLDGDVVDRFGVITGGTVEGAGTGVMTKKREIEELTGAVEEASEAVSLLEARRSTEAAQVASVEGQVEEYKVRLHRVEIEITSQEKDVQRIDKEREQVSRRREDVEAELSGEHNQLAEREEEINRERIERDRLEVAVTEAQTDLARADETHAAQQQALSEAVAALEEAKVEAAGMRERAESLGSNVVRLARAIEDVKAQHTDKGEQAGREREQVEALSGQVQTIQGQLEERASEKEEAERRQSEARSAFDAGENELNGLEEELAQERSGIDEVAERVGNCSISLRESEMKIQRVVEDVTENYELELADHVAQLPEEECERLSQDELREELKEEAERQRRRLKAVGSVNVDAIEEYDQVLEREQFLQGQHDDLITSIADLEKAISKINKTTRERFRETYEAINARFQEVFPKLFRGGKARLELTDPANLLETGVEIIAHPPGKKLGNMDMLSGGEKTLTAVALLLAIFLIAPAPFVILDEVDAALDDANVDRFNDVVRELINYAQVIVITHNKQTMEIADTLVGVTMEEAGVSKLVSVQMAEAS
- a CDS encoding GAF domain-containing protein, producing MRGSQRTSVVFFGDFDASIKKALPKLPSQFARLQTDDTEAVAELVDRHVPFLLVFDADKTGKVTSELTKRIGAKHAKARFVALYGKNGPSIKKLSAHRAVTSLLKKPVEALEFQLAVRKAADLLDTESNNLSLEKAVERQRDDLEKFFKIGTALSTERNLEKLLDMIVKECRRATRADAGSLYLMEDVEGEETGPVGAPYRRDEEHPKVLRFTVAQNHSVSVPFQSFTMPVSKSSIAGYVAATGEILNIKDVYHLPSDSPFGYSKAFDESVGYRCCSMLTVPMTNREGEVIGVMQLINKKQPGIEYLDNPENTPNRVEPFDVHDEHLLLSLASQAAVSIEKVRLYNDVEGLFEALAQSYAHALEIRDPVTGGHCARLVHYAMTMAEKINAQTEGPFAGVRFNEDELLELKYASFLHDVGKIGVREAVLNKAHKLSPADEESLRAKFGFIQQSVLTEAYRKGKAKPGEDLPDEVAAEVHAWQEDLEFLLDVNSRGWVKPEEIERIKEIGARQYKDVDRKKRPVLTDHEIENLTIQRGNLSPRERENIESHIALTWDILEEIPWPKRFANVPHIAGSHHEKLDGSGYPHGLKGEQCLVQARLLTILDIFEALTARDRPYKPPMPIEKAIAILQEEADAGHLDKDLVNLFVETEAWKDFQQTFDSLASKAQ
- a CDS encoding glutaredoxin family protein, with amino-acid sequence MSVQVTLYTRAECHLCEEAKAVLERVAADQPFALEVVDVDTDPDLAGQYGLEVPVVLIAGRKRFKYRVDEERLRKLLTLGNDGKL
- a CDS encoding TlpA family protein disulfide reductase, encoding MENSETDAETLEAHKTRAERKGAQYFQAMILVIVLGGLVLYFFPPETQERSFLKAGDIAEPFDLPLVDGSGTMSWEKDFKGKVVLLNYWATWCKPCLEEMPALDRLHDRLEAEGLTVVAISEDDVIALPRDFNEENDLSFPVLWDDDHRVASRWGTFKYPETYVIGRDGVVVQKLFGPADWDSTKAIEFFRGLLTQGEEGNEAAEIPTDPGAARSPERGSMRQKIEQRGGAPSGSVQ